From a single Bradyrhizobium sediminis genomic region:
- the secY gene encoding preprotein translocase subunit SecY, translated as MVSAAEQLAANLNFSALGKAEELKKRIWFTLGALLVYRLGTYLPLPGIDPNIWDQVFKSQAGGILGMFNMFAGGGINRMAIFALNIMPYISASIIIQLLTTVSPQLEALKKEGEAGRKTLNQYTRYLTVILAAFQSYGIAIGLQGAGNVVAEPGLFFLISTSVTLTGGTMFLMWLGEQITSRGIGNGISLIILAGIVAELPSALASMLELGRQGALSTGLILVVIVMAVAVIAFIVFMERAQRRLLIQYPKRQVGNKMFEGQSSHLPLKLNTSGVIPPIFASSLLLLPTTVANFNAGKGPEWFQWLNTQLSHGRPLFLFLYLAMIVFFAFFYTAIVFNPTETADNLKKHGGFIPGIRPGERTAEYIDYVLSRITVLGAAYLAIVCLIPEILISYASVPFYFGGTSLLIVVSVTMDTVAQVQGYLLAHQYEGLIRKSKLRGRRR; from the coding sequence ATGGTCTCAGCAGCGGAACAACTTGCGGCAAACCTGAACTTCTCGGCGCTCGGCAAGGCCGAAGAACTGAAGAAGCGCATCTGGTTCACACTGGGTGCGCTGCTTGTTTATCGGCTCGGCACCTACCTTCCGCTGCCCGGCATCGATCCCAACATCTGGGACCAGGTGTTCAAGTCGCAGGCCGGCGGCATTCTCGGCATGTTCAACATGTTCGCCGGCGGCGGCATCAACCGCATGGCGATCTTCGCGCTGAACATCATGCCGTATATTTCGGCCTCGATCATCATTCAGCTGCTGACCACGGTATCGCCGCAGCTCGAGGCGCTGAAGAAGGAAGGCGAGGCCGGCCGCAAGACGCTGAACCAGTACACCCGCTATCTCACGGTGATTCTCGCCGCGTTCCAATCCTACGGCATCGCCATCGGGCTTCAGGGCGCCGGCAATGTCGTCGCCGAACCCGGCCTGTTCTTTCTGATCTCGACCTCGGTCACCCTGACCGGCGGCACCATGTTCCTGATGTGGCTCGGCGAGCAGATCACCTCGCGCGGCATCGGCAACGGGATCTCGCTGATCATTCTCGCCGGCATCGTCGCCGAGTTGCCCTCGGCGCTCGCCAGCATGCTGGAATTGGGACGTCAGGGCGCGCTGTCCACCGGCCTGATCCTGGTGGTCATCGTGATGGCGGTCGCCGTGATCGCCTTCATCGTGTTCATGGAGCGTGCGCAACGCCGGCTTCTGATCCAGTATCCGAAGCGCCAGGTCGGCAACAAGATGTTCGAGGGCCAGTCCTCGCATCTGCCGCTCAAGCTCAATACCTCGGGCGTGATTCCGCCGATCTTCGCTTCCTCGCTGTTGCTGCTGCCGACCACGGTTGCCAACTTCAATGCCGGCAAGGGGCCGGAATGGTTTCAGTGGCTGAACACGCAGTTGAGCCATGGTCGTCCGCTGTTCCTGTTCCTCTACCTGGCGATGATCGTGTTCTTCGCGTTCTTCTACACCGCGATCGTATTCAACCCGACCGAGACCGCCGACAATCTCAAGAAGCATGGCGGCTTCATTCCGGGCATCCGGCCCGGCGAGCGCACCGCCGAATACATCGACTATGTGCTGTCGCGCATCACGGTGCTCGGTGCCGCCTATCTCGCGATCGTCTGCTTGATTCCCGAAATTCTGATTTCCTACGCCTCGGTGCCGTTCTATTTCGGCGGCACGTCGCTGTTGATCGTGGTCAGCGTGACCATGGATACGGTGGCGCAGGTTCAGGGCTATCTGCTCGCCCACCAGTATGAGGGGCTGATCAGGAAGTCGAAGTTGCGGGGGCGCCGCCGCTGA
- the rpsK gene encoding 30S ribosomal protein S11, producing MGKDATRVRRRERKNIASGVAHVNSSFNNTTITITDAQGNTIAWSSAGTMGFKGSRKSTPYAAQVAAEDVSKKAQEHGMRTLEVEVAGPGSGRESALRALQAAGFTVTSIRDVTTIPHNGCRPRKRRRV from the coding sequence ATGGGCAAGGATGCCACCCGCGTACGTCGCCGTGAGCGCAAGAACATTGCATCTGGCGTTGCGCACGTGAACTCGTCGTTCAACAACACGACCATCACCATCACCGACGCGCAGGGCAACACCATTGCCTGGTCGTCGGCCGGCACGATGGGCTTCAAGGGTTCGCGCAAGTCGACCCCTTACGCCGCACAGGTCGCGGCGGAAGACGTCTCCAAGAAGGCGCAGGAACACGGTATGCGCACGCTGGAGGTCGAGGTTGCCGGTCCGGGTTCGGGCCGCGAATCGGCGCTTCGCGCGCTGCAGGCCGCGGGCTTCACCGTCACCTCGATCCGCGACGTGACCACGATCCCGCACAACGGCTGCCGTCCGCGCAAGCGCCGGCGCGTTTGA
- the rplQ gene encoding 50S ribosomal protein L17, which translates to MRHGKVHRKLNRTAEHRRAMFANMCAALIKHEQIVTTLPKAKELRPIVEKLVTLGKKGGLAMRRQAISEMRDQDQVKKLFDVLASRYKDRQGGYTRIIKAGFRYGDNAPMAVIEFVDRDVDAKGLDSGPVQEKSAEAA; encoded by the coding sequence ATGCGTCACGGCAAGGTTCACCGGAAGCTCAACCGCACCGCCGAGCATCGGCGTGCGATGTTCGCCAACATGTGCGCGGCGCTGATCAAGCACGAGCAGATCGTCACCACGCTGCCGAAGGCGAAGGAACTGCGTCCGATCGTCGAGAAGCTGGTCACGCTCGGCAAGAAGGGCGGCCTCGCCATGCGCCGCCAGGCGATCTCGGAGATGCGCGACCAGGATCAGGTCAAGAAGTTGTTCGACGTGCTGGCCAGCCGCTACAAGGACCGCCAGGGCGGCTACACCCGCATTATCAAGGCCGGCTTCCGCTACGGCGACAACGCGCCGATGGCCGTGATCGAATTCGTCGACCGCGACGTCGATGCCAAGGGCCTCGATTCCGGCCCGGTGCAGGAGAAGTCCGCCGAAGCGGCGTAA
- a CDS encoding Bug family tripartite tricarboxylate transporter substrate binding protein, with protein sequence MMRMFVAATIVSACMTASASIAVAQGSYPEKQLQLIVPYPPGGAADVIGRIIAGELEARLGKPVIVMNRPGGGTTIGAREAANAAPDGYTLFFSSNSTFTLQNAAKETVPFDSAKDFEPIAQVGTLAMVLVTHRDTPIKDVPGLVAAAKANPDKLSLASFGVATISHFAGELFKSSAGIKMVHLPYKGSAPAMNDLIGKHIEYHVDTVIAVKPQAEAGAVRPLAVFSAKRSAFLPDVPTLAELGYPKVDLVSWGTVVVPKGTPAAFRDRLAAALEEAIADPAVAERFKKVGFEPAFKRYTDWPGFIAKEIAEMKALAQAAGIKEE encoded by the coding sequence ATGATGCGGATGTTTGTGGCGGCCACCATTGTGTCGGCCTGCATGACTGCCAGCGCCTCGATCGCCGTGGCGCAAGGCAGCTACCCCGAAAAGCAGTTGCAGCTGATCGTGCCCTACCCGCCCGGCGGGGCCGCCGACGTCATCGGCCGCATCATTGCCGGCGAACTGGAGGCGCGGCTCGGCAAGCCCGTGATCGTGATGAACCGCCCCGGCGGCGGCACCACCATCGGCGCGCGCGAAGCCGCCAATGCGGCGCCGGACGGCTACACGCTGTTCTTCAGCTCGAATTCCACCTTCACCCTGCAGAATGCGGCGAAGGAAACCGTGCCGTTCGACAGCGCCAAGGACTTCGAGCCGATCGCCCAGGTCGGCACGCTCGCCATGGTGCTGGTGACCCATCGCGACACCCCGATCAAGGATGTGCCGGGGCTGGTGGCCGCCGCCAAGGCCAATCCCGACAAGCTGTCGCTGGCCTCCTTCGGGGTGGCGACCATCTCGCATTTTGCCGGCGAGCTCTTCAAGTCGAGCGCCGGCATCAAGATGGTGCATCTACCCTACAAGGGCAGCGCGCCGGCGATGAACGACCTGATCGGCAAGCATATCGAGTATCATGTGGATACGGTGATCGCGGTCAAGCCTCAGGCCGAAGCCGGCGCGGTTCGCCCGCTCGCCGTGTTCTCCGCCAAACGCTCGGCATTCCTGCCCGACGTTCCGACGCTGGCCGAGCTCGGTTATCCCAAGGTCGACCTCGTCTCCTGGGGCACCGTCGTCGTGCCGAAGGGAACGCCCGCCGCCTTCCGCGACAGACTGGCCGCTGCGCTCGAAGAGGCCATCGCCGACCCGGCGGTCGCCGAGCGCTTCAAGAAGGTCGGGTTCGAGCCGGCTTTCAAACGCTATACGGACTGGCCGGGCTTCATCGCCAAGGAGATCGCCGAAATGAAGGCACTGGCCCAGGCCGCCGGCATCAAGGAAGAATAG
- the rpsM gene encoding 30S ribosomal protein S13: MARIAGVNIPTNKRVLIALQYIHGIGQKNAADIMEKVKIPNDRRVNQLSDQEVLQIREVIDRDYMVEGDLRRETGMNIKRLMDLGCYRGLRHRRGLPVRGQRTHTNARTRKGPAKSIAGKKK, encoded by the coding sequence GTGGCCCGTATTGCCGGCGTGAATATCCCGACCAACAAGCGCGTCTTGATCGCGCTCCAGTACATCCATGGCATCGGCCAGAAGAATGCCGCCGACATCATGGAGAAGGTGAAGATCCCGAATGATCGCCGCGTCAATCAGCTGAGCGATCAGGAAGTGCTGCAGATCCGTGAAGTGATCGACCGCGACTATATGGTCGAGGGCGACCTGCGTCGCGAGACCGGCATGAACATCAAGCGGCTGATGGATCTCGGCTGCTATCGCGGCCTGCGCCATCGCCGCGGATTGCCGGTGCGCGGCCAGCGCACCCACACCAATGCGCGCACGCGCAAGGGTCCGGCCAAGTCGATCGCCGGCAAGAAGAAGTAA
- a CDS encoding amidase — protein sequence MTEPCDLPATTARVLIGERKLSPVELMDSCIARIEAIDHAVNAIIARSFETARETAQQSEATVMRGDELGALHGLPLAVKDLIDARELPTSFGSVLFADTIAKEDEAIVAMLKRAGAIVLGKTNVPEWGAGGNTRNALHGATGNPFDPDRSAAGSSGGSAVALATGMVPLATGSDTGGSVRNPAAFCGVVGFRPSPGLIASNSRNMAWLQISQLGPMARTVSDACLMLSCMLDRDGRDPLSAILHAGGSPDAATYRDPPRIDLAALRIAATTDFGFAPTERAIAETFRRKLASFGSAFRAVEWTHPDCSNADEVFRILRAVAFLGRHRELAEKFPDKIGPNIRDNVAEGLGYSAADVARALSMQTDMYRRWQAFFGAHDFVLAPAVTISPRPWSELYPAEIDGVKTKSYFHWLALAYAVTNVGHPVVAIPAGRDGAGLPFGIQVIGPRGGDLATLAVAREIEALLAANPETARPVPDIAWLQRRPPGKPGFKDFD from the coding sequence ATGACCGAGCCGTGCGATCTGCCCGCAACGACCGCGCGGGTCTTGATCGGCGAGCGCAAGCTTTCGCCGGTCGAACTGATGGACAGTTGCATCGCCCGTATCGAGGCGATCGATCACGCCGTCAACGCCATCATCGCGCGCTCGTTCGAGACCGCGCGCGAGACAGCGCAGCAGAGCGAGGCCACAGTCATGCGCGGCGACGAGCTCGGCGCCCTGCACGGATTGCCGCTCGCCGTGAAGGACCTGATCGACGCGAGGGAACTGCCGACGAGCTTCGGCAGCGTGCTGTTCGCCGACACCATCGCCAAGGAGGACGAGGCGATCGTGGCGATGCTGAAGCGCGCCGGCGCGATCGTGCTCGGCAAGACCAACGTCCCCGAATGGGGCGCTGGCGGCAACACCCGCAACGCGCTGCATGGCGCGACCGGCAATCCGTTCGACCCCGACCGCTCTGCCGCCGGCTCCTCCGGCGGATCGGCGGTGGCGCTCGCGACCGGCATGGTGCCACTTGCGACCGGTTCGGACACCGGCGGATCGGTGCGAAACCCGGCCGCGTTCTGCGGCGTGGTCGGTTTTCGGCCCTCCCCCGGCCTGATCGCGAGCAACAGCCGCAACATGGCCTGGCTGCAGATCTCGCAGCTTGGGCCGATGGCGCGAACCGTGTCCGATGCGTGTCTGATGCTGTCCTGCATGCTGGACCGTGACGGGCGCGATCCCTTGTCGGCGATCCTGCATGCCGGCGGCTCGCCCGACGCTGCGACCTATCGCGATCCGCCGCGGATCGATCTGGCCGCCTTGCGCATCGCTGCGACCACTGATTTTGGGTTCGCGCCGACCGAGCGTGCGATTGCCGAGACGTTCAGGAGGAAGCTTGCGAGCTTCGGTTCGGCGTTCCGCGCGGTCGAATGGACGCACCCGGATTGCAGCAACGCCGATGAAGTATTCCGCATCCTGCGCGCCGTCGCCTTCCTCGGACGGCACCGGGAGCTCGCGGAAAAATTCCCGGACAAAATCGGCCCCAATATCCGCGACAACGTCGCCGAGGGGCTCGGCTACTCCGCAGCCGACGTGGCGCGCGCGCTGTCGATGCAGACCGACATGTATCGCCGCTGGCAAGCCTTCTTCGGCGCGCACGATTTCGTGCTGGCACCGGCGGTCACGATCAGCCCGCGGCCGTGGTCGGAGCTTTATCCGGCCGAGATCGACGGCGTGAAGACGAAAAGCTATTTCCACTGGCTAGCGCTGGCCTATGCCGTCACCAACGTGGGGCATCCCGTGGTCGCAATCCCCGCGGGGCGCGACGGCGCCGGACTGCCGTTCGGCATCCAGGTCATCGGCCCCCGCGGCGGCGATCTCGCCACGCTTGCAGTCGCGCGCGAGATCGAGGCGCTGCTCGCCGCCAATCCCGAAACCGCCCGCCCCGTTCCCGACATCGCCTGGCTGCAGCGCCGGCCGCCCGGCAAGCCGGGCTTTAAGGATTTCGACTGA
- the rpsE gene encoding 30S ribosomal protein S5, translated as MAGERERGGGHRGGREERDSEFVDKLVHINRVAKVVKGGKRFGFAALVVIGDQKGRVGFGHGKAREVPEAIRKATESAKRNLTRVALREGRTLHHDIAGRHGAGRVYLRAAPAGTGIIAGGPMRAVFETLGIQDVVAKSIGSSNPYNMVRATFDALKHQDSPRSVAARRNIKVSTLQSRRVGGDAEAVAE; from the coding sequence ATGGCAGGTGAACGCGAACGCGGTGGCGGCCACAGGGGCGGCCGGGAAGAACGCGACAGCGAGTTCGTCGACAAGCTCGTCCACATCAATCGTGTGGCGAAGGTCGTCAAGGGCGGCAAGCGCTTCGGCTTTGCGGCGCTGGTCGTGATCGGCGACCAGAAGGGCCGGGTCGGATTCGGCCACGGCAAGGCGCGCGAGGTTCCCGAGGCGATCCGCAAGGCGACGGAGTCGGCCAAGCGCAACCTGACGCGCGTCGCATTGCGCGAGGGCCGCACGCTGCATCACGACATCGCCGGCCGTCACGGTGCGGGCCGGGTCTACCTGCGCGCGGCGCCGGCCGGTACCGGCATCATCGCGGGCGGTCCGATGCGCGCGGTGTTCGAAACCCTCGGCATCCAGGACGTGGTGGCGAAGTCGATCGGCTCGTCGAATCCCTACAACATGGTTCGCGCCACCTTCGACGCGCTGAAGCATCAGGATTCGCCGCGTTCGGTTGCGGCCCGCCGCAACATCAAGGTGTCCACGCTGCAGTCCCGCCGTGTCGGTGGCGACGCTGAAGCGGTCGCCGAATAA
- a CDS encoding adenylate kinase, translating to MRLILLGPPGSGKGTQAQRLVARYGIVQLSTGEMLRAAVAAQTPVGVKAQHIMAAGGLVPDEIVVGIISDRLDQPDAAKGFILDGFPRTVPQAEALDELLKKKRIKLDAVIELRVNESALLQRVETRVAEMRARGEDVRADDTPEVLTNRLASYRSQTEPLIHYYSERRKLLTVDGMMTIEAVTGEIDRILSAIGAVEEAKAAKAAKKAGAKRTAKVAKKAGPPKAAGKAAKKAAKPAAKKATRGTKTAKKAAKGSRKASKGAKKSARKALAGSRTRAAGKTRKTAKKVTKKRAKA from the coding sequence ATGAGACTGATTCTTCTCGGGCCGCCGGGATCTGGCAAGGGAACGCAGGCCCAGCGGCTGGTTGCCCGCTACGGCATCGTGCAACTTTCCACCGGCGAAATGCTGCGCGCCGCGGTGGCGGCGCAGACGCCGGTCGGCGTCAAGGCTCAGCACATCATGGCCGCCGGCGGCCTGGTGCCGGACGAGATCGTGGTCGGAATCATTTCCGACCGGCTGGATCAGCCGGATGCGGCGAAGGGCTTCATTCTCGACGGCTTTCCGCGCACGGTGCCGCAGGCCGAAGCGCTCGACGAACTCCTGAAGAAGAAGCGCATCAAGCTCGACGCCGTGATCGAGCTGCGCGTCAACGAAAGCGCGCTGCTGCAGCGGGTCGAAACCCGGGTCGCGGAGATGCGCGCGCGCGGCGAGGACGTCCGGGCCGACGATACCCCGGAAGTGCTGACCAATCGGCTGGCGAGCTACCGTTCGCAGACGGAACCGCTGATTCACTATTACTCTGAGCGGCGCAAGCTGCTGACGGTTGACGGCATGATGACCATCGAGGCCGTCACCGGCGAGATCGACCGAATCCTGTCCGCGATCGGGGCGGTAGAGGAGGCCAAGGCCGCGAAGGCAGCCAAGAAGGCGGGCGCCAAGCGGACCGCGAAGGTGGCCAAGAAGGCCGGCCCTCCCAAGGCGGCCGGGAAAGCGGCCAAGAAAGCCGCCAAGCCGGCCGCCAAAAAGGCCACCAGGGGGACCAAGACGGCCAAAAAGGCCGCCAAGGGCTCCCGCAAGGCCTCCAAGGGGGCCAAAAAGTCGGCCCGGAAGGCGCTTGCGGGTTCCCGAACCCGTGCCGCCGGCAAGACCAGGAAAACTGCTAAAAAGGTCACGAAAAAGCGAGCTAAAGCATAG
- a CDS encoding DNA-directed RNA polymerase subunit alpha — protein MGDTVTIQKNWQELIRPNKLHVTPGTDSNRFATLVAEPLERGFGQTLGNALRRILLSSLQGAAVQSVHIDGVLHEFSSIAGVREDVTDIVLNIKDISIKMQGEGPKRMVVKKQGPGVVTAGDIQTVGDVVVLNPDLQICTLDEGAEIRMEFTVAAGKGYVAAERNRPEDAPIGLIPVDSLFSPVRKVSYKVENTREGQILDYDKLTMTIETNGAITPDDAVAYAARILQDQLNVFVNFEEPRKEVAQEIIPDLAFNPAFLKKVDELELSVRSANCLKNDNIVYIGDLVQKSEAEMLRTPNFGRKSLNEIKEVLAQMGLHLGMEVPGWPPENIDELAKRFEDHY, from the coding sequence ATGGGTGACACAGTGACGATCCAGAAAAATTGGCAAGAACTTATCCGGCCGAACAAGCTCCATGTGACCCCGGGCACCGACTCGAACCGTTTCGCGACGCTGGTCGCCGAGCCGCTCGAGCGCGGCTTCGGTCAGACCCTCGGTAACGCGCTGCGCCGCATCCTGTTGTCCTCGTTGCAGGGCGCCGCCGTGCAGTCGGTGCACATCGACGGCGTGCTGCACGAATTCTCCTCGATAGCGGGCGTTCGCGAGGACGTCACCGACATCGTGCTCAACATCAAGGACATCTCGATCAAGATGCAGGGCGAAGGCCCCAAGCGCATGGTCGTGAAGAAGCAGGGTCCGGGCGTCGTCACCGCCGGCGACATCCAGACCGTCGGCGACGTCGTGGTGCTCAATCCCGACCTGCAGATCTGCACCTTGGACGAGGGTGCTGAAATCCGCATGGAATTCACCGTCGCCGCCGGCAAGGGCTACGTCGCCGCCGAGCGCAACCGTCCCGAGGACGCGCCGATCGGCCTGATCCCGGTCGACAGCCTGTTCTCTCCGGTGCGCAAGGTCTCCTACAAGGTCGAGAACACCCGCGAGGGACAGATCCTCGACTACGACAAGCTGACCATGACCATCGAGACCAACGGCGCGATCACGCCCGATGACGCGGTGGCCTATGCCGCGCGCATCCTGCAGGATCAGCTCAACGTGTTCGTGAACTTCGAAGAGCCGCGCAAGGAAGTGGCGCAGGAGATCATTCCCGATCTCGCCTTCAACCCGGCGTTCCTCAAGAAGGTCGACGAGCTCGAGCTGTCGGTTCGTTCGGCGAACTGCCTGAAGAACGACAACATCGTCTACATCGGCGACCTCGTGCAGAAGTCGGAGGCGGAGATGCTCCGCACCCCGAACTTCGGCCGCAAGTCGCTGAACGAGATCAAGGAAGTGCTGGCCCAGATGGGTCTGCATCTCGGCATGGAAGTGCCGGGCTGGCCGCCGGAAAATATCGACGAGCTGGCCAAGCGCTTCGAGGATCACTACTGA
- the rpmD gene encoding 50S ribosomal protein L30, which produces MAKAAKTIKVEQTGSAIRRHHSQRSTLIGLKLNKIGRVAELQDTPEVRGMITKVQHLVRIVGEK; this is translated from the coding sequence ATGGCCAAGGCCGCAAAGACGATCAAGGTCGAGCAGACCGGCAGCGCGATCCGCCGCCATCACTCGCAGCGTTCGACGCTGATCGGCCTCAAGCTCAACAAGATCGGCCGGGTTGCCGAGCTGCAGGATACCCCTGAAGTTCGCGGCATGATCACCAAGGTTCAACATCTCGTCCGCATCGTCGGCGAGAAGTAA
- the rplO gene encoding 50S ribosomal protein L15, which yields MKLSDIADNAGSRKKRMRVGRGIGSGKGKTSGRGGKGQTARSGVRIKGFEGGQMPLHRRLPKRGFNNIFRLDFAEINLDRLQEAIDAKLIDAKDTINVESLVKAKVVRRPKDGVRLLGRGELKAKLNIEVHGASKSAIAAVEKAGGTVKILAPAKKDEGEAA from the coding sequence ATGAAGCTCAGCGATATCGCCGACAACGCCGGCTCGCGCAAGAAGCGCATGCGCGTCGGCCGTGGCATCGGTTCAGGCAAGGGCAAGACCTCGGGCCGCGGCGGCAAGGGTCAGACCGCGCGTTCGGGCGTGCGCATCAAGGGCTTCGAAGGCGGCCAGATGCCGCTGCACCGGCGCCTGCCGAAGCGCGGCTTCAACAACATCTTCCGGCTCGATTTCGCCGAGATCAACCTCGACCGACTCCAGGAGGCGATCGACGCCAAGCTGATCGACGCCAAGGACACCATCAACGTCGAATCGCTGGTCAAGGCCAAGGTCGTGCGGCGCCCCAAGGACGGCGTGCGGCTGCTCGGCCGCGGTGAACTCAAGGCCAAGCTGAATATCGAGGTTCATGGCGCTTCGAAATCCGCCATCGCGGCGGTCGAGAAAGCGGGCGGCACGGTGAAAATCCTGGCGCCGGCAAAGAAGGACGAAGGCGAGGCGGCGTAA